The genomic segment tgaggaggaatatagtggaggagaactgggatccattagatgaaatgattgacgacgcacattatggatcaggagtagacccaaataagtttgagacactccttaatgatgccgagaaaccaatttaccctggttgtacaagatttacaaaattatctgcacttcttaggttgtacaatctaaaagctaaacatggctggagtgataaaagcattactgagttatttggtttcttgaaggagttattgcctgaagttaatgaaattccaatttcattttatgaggcaaagaagacattatgctcattaggcatgcagtacgaaaaaattcatgcatgtcctaatgattgcatattgtatcgaaatagttttgcagacgcaaaatcgtgtcctacttgtggtgagtcacgatggcaaaagaaaagaaatggtgacgatgtcaaggaaggagtacctgccaaaattttgtggtaccttccgccaattcctcgtttcatccgattgtttagaaatgccgaacatgctaaaagtttgtcgtggcatgctattgaaagaataaaggatggtaaattaagacatccagctgacacccttgcttggaagagagttaatctaaatcgaattgggcacaaatctgatcgatttatattagcttcacaagcgaaacaagtattttatgtgaatgatccttcagacaaccaatggtcaattgttcttccaacgcaaacaagagaatggaacattaaagatggtgatttacatgatatacctctcggagaagaacttgtcacattcaccgcaatagaagataatgacgaagttgatgatgattgcatttgtttccgtgaaaatggtgaaggattgtgggttgatgataatgggtcttgaggtaccatttaataggtttcatatgtttatgatatgtgaaattcttagttgttatcacaatgtgtttcatcttttgattatgagtgtccaaaattgttataataatgatatttatgtttcacagatggaggctgatcctcttggtggtagttctgatgagggagAGCAACGCCCTAATTCTCAGTCAGTGGAGCAAGAAAATAAATctgtgagaggacgtacatggatgtctagaaacaccaaaaaaaggagtgaaagacatcttactcctgttgaatacaatgagtatggtcagctagtgggtggatctagaagtaatgtttcatcacagcttggatcagttgttcgagcaactgtgtccatcaacattaacagttggaaagatgttagtgtggtggataaaaataaaatatgggacacaatgaaagtatatttttattaattatatttcatttaatgtttttaaaatatatattattttgataatatgcttcttattactttgaaacttgcagaaaacttatgatttggaccccaaacaaaagcaacagatgttgaaggatgcgggaaagtacttccgaaattggaagactaatcttactagggtacacgtttacgacgctttgaaaaaatacccaaatgagttcccgccagctttgccatttggatttgagaatgtcataactccggatgaatggttaatgtttgtgaactcaagattaactcccgagtggcaaagaaagagagaggagatgcaaaattatcgagcactgaataaatacaatcacaacctctctagaggaggctatgtgcgtattgaagagatgttaatggaacaaagtgggaaaagtctgactgaacttgatagggcagacttatggagcatgggtcgtcggaatgcaaaaTGAGAGCTaattggagaggcctctgagcttcaaaaaaatattgtaagtgctcatatttaataatgttgatatgtcaaattattagcttatatatataactttctgtgaatattgtttcacaggatcattaccggcaactccaagctgagggtaaatgggcacctgatggccctgatgatgtgttgacgagggcgttgggcactcctgagcctcgaggacgtgttagggctggaggacacggtgtgtcccgctcagtatattggaatactccaacacctacctcaacgaaaaataaatcaaaagcctcttcttcgaatgacgacattagaaaggaatttgaagaaagatttcgaaaacaagaagaagagcatcgtcaacaagcacaacgcctagaagagcgccttcaacaacaagatgagctcttgagaaaattattggcccaacagagcgggtcaggatctaacgttggagtcccaccagcgccatcatcatactatgtgcccgacccaccagtgccaccagcgcaggcgtcctactatactccggacccagtagtgcctcaagcagaacaccacattgttgcactacaaccgcttttgcaagaggtaattaaactttcttgaatattctgaaaccaaataaatttctttattgcttcaacatgattatttgtatataatatgtttcttatgCAGGGCCaagcatgccaattagcaattggttcagtttcaaacattgttgcatcaggtacactcattgaaagagaggcaggcaacaacttccaagttatgattacgagtgttcttaagccaacctgtcctctcccttttgcatatcctgatttggacatgtacatagttgctcaggccattgggacgccaatagcgtggcctaaggattttgtcattatatctgaagatgtaactcatgaggtgatgccatgtttttacataattatctttacaattctatatttgtttgtaatttttttaattgttgatataattgtatacagactccctctacaagtaggactagatcacaacgaccaagagctccatcaacacaacaacctcgagaaagaagacgataacaaactcctccaacacaattggcccaaactccattggaacgattacagaatatcgtatctcattgggatgatggcgagtgtgtcaatctaggcatagagtctgaagtttttaatcaggatatgtctcactgttatatatttaaggatgacatacttcagtttgctcgaaaggagaagattggacaagcagtactcgtcagctacatgaggtatatatctgacaaataagtttgttcatttaattttctaatttgatttattcattcatataacaatttttcatatttttgtattaggttcatttacagatatgtggtacaacaaggtcgccaaaataagtttttatttgtcaatcctaatatcgtcgccactcaagggagttcattcgacgatcgtgttcagaatctgttcagacgttgcaatgacgtaaaatcaaaagaacaagttatgcttgtcccttggaaccatgggtaagtttaaaaacttgtcatttttccgacccatatcaataatttctttgtttaacatttgagctataatttttttgtttttcttatacagtgaacattggatgttgcttattttggcaccatatgcatatcatgtttattgttgtgatccggtgaattcagagctaaataaccgtgaggagattgtatcagtgatcgtcaacgctttcaatctttttttctctatgaatcttcctgatgtcgagatccctgatactctacgcattaagcaacctcaggtaagtaactttagcagaaatttttgaacatttataataattaagtagaataatatgtatgcattttttaaaaagtttcaatttaataataaattactcatatttttaaataattagtgtccacaccaaccggacaatgtggcatgtggatactacttaatgaggatgttgaaggatttgattgagcatgcgagtcctgggcattacttgagaacggtattattaattaaaatttacaaattatttttgaaactataaatgtaatcaaataattaattaatatattttactttatatttcttgcagctaacaagcacatcatatacagaggcacaaattgatgagttgcgacaagaatgggcgacatatatgttgccgataatccaaagttactgacctcgttgataggttttttttttaattttttaactctttcttcatacacaatgcaatatttgttcattttgaatatttctaacaaatattgtatttcttgtatatatctaacaaatatatttttttcttccaatttaattgattattaaattaatttaaatttagattaaaataatttaaatttaaattaatattatttcaatttaattaattattaaatcaaattaaaataatattaattataaatttatttaatttattttttttaaatgtgggagactttcaatgtctcccattaggagaggtgggagactttcaatgtctcccaatgggagaggtgggagacttcccacgtctcccaatgggagacgtgggatgtctcctagggacttcccacgtctcccattgggagaggtgagtcacttctcacgtctcccaatgggagaggtggaaagtcaacaacgtttgactttccacctctcccagtgggagacgtgggaagtgaggcacgtctcccaacgggagacgtgagatatatacctacaatgaccctagcaacaacgtctcactaagtgggagacattgtagacttccaatgtctcccaattaaagtcataaaacatctattttgttgtagtgttcgCAACACCACCAACCCAATTAATAAACGTCTCCTCTCGGCCAGGCACACCCAAACGCACAACGAATACCTATGCTAACATCACCTATCCAAGAAGAGGAAGGAAACGAAAGAGAACCCTAGGAGCGTCGCAGAGAGAAGAGGGCTAGGGTTTTCCTCCTAATAGAAAATAAATCTGAATGATTTTTAATATTGTATTGATGATTATTTTTTCTATTGGGAAATTATAGCATTGGCACATAAATTTAAGATTGCCTTGAGAGTAAATACATTCCATTTCTAAAATACGTTATTATATAATGTCCCTAAGTTGTATGAATGAGAGTATAGGATGAAAGATATTCAAATGTCAAATCTTCCTAtcatatatgataatatgaccaCCTTAATTCTATATAATGTAAATGTTGTGAATTTAATGCAACTGAAATAAATTGTGCTAGAAACGAttatgacatttttttttttgaatggaACGATTATGACaatttaataaaagaaattgCTAATTAAAAGGACAATTATGGATATGTTAATCATAATATTATCCTTGATATCatgtattattatatttttttaattcttattACTATTCTCATTCCTCTATTTTCATTACTGACAACCAAACCCAATAatgaaataatatttttataaccTTTTATTTTGTGAAGAGAAACTTATTAGGAAGCAATAGCAAATCTACAACGGCACCTTAATACACAACACCCAAACTGggcaacaaaagaaaaaaaaaaaaagcatggtGCAGGTCACTTATTCATCTTCTTCGTTAATTTAACTTTGTTTCTCTAATCTATGTTCCTCTTTTCATCATAGCAACAAACTCCTCAAACGTGATCTTTCCGTCCTACATAAAAAGAGCACAAAATCACAATTATTATCATCATCGTCATTATTATTAGAGAGTGCTGAACCAAAACCATTGGAGGAAAAAGAAAATTACTTTGTTAGTATCAACATCATCAAGGATTTCATCTATTGTAGCTTCGTCACCCATATCATATTGAGTCATAGCTTGTCTTAGTTCCTCTCTTGTGACATACCTGGTAAGAAAGACAATATAAATTGCAGTTGAAAAAATGATACTGCTTTACCTGTCTGTCTGGTGTCAAACTTTAAACCACACTAACCCATTGCCATCCTTGTCGAAGAATTGGAAAGCCTTGTACAAGTTTCCATCTCTCTCAAGTCTATGGCGATGCATGGTAGCAGTAATGAATTCTTCATAATCCACAGTCCCATTTCTATCAACATCAGCCTGGTAAAAGGACAATTGCTTTAATTTCAAGACCAAAAACGACAATGTGGAGTATGTTGCTGGGTTGATTTTATAGTACTCACAGCTTCCATCAGCTGCTGTATTTCGGCTTCAGAAAGTTTAGATCCCAGCCTGGATAGCCCAGTTTTCAGTTCTTCTAGTGTGATTGTGCCACTTTGATCTGTGTCCATGTTGTTGAACATTTGTTTCAAGCCATGGATTTCTTCTTCTGAAAGGTTCTCAGCTATTACCTAACAACAGTTTTCATGAATTTTAATTTAGAGTCTCTCAACTTCATGTTGGACCAAACAATCTGGTGAGCAATCTGGTGGTATGGAATATATCTTTTCTATATTGCAAGTTAGAGAGATTAATTAGTTAATAAAATGAACAAAGCATAATGATCAGAAGGTGCCTTGAGAGCAAGTTTCTTCATCTTGTTCATTGCCCTGAACTGCTTCATCCTAACTAGAACAGCACTGTCAATGGGTTTATCAGATGCTTCACCATCTTCCGTCAGCCATGAATGTTCTGGTTAACATAATACATAATTTACAGTCAACTAGATATACATTAAACAGGTTTTCTAAAACAAATTAACATGGATGATCTTGATATGAATTGACTATGATACTTAATTACAAGAACTGATAGGAACAAAGGCTAATCTAACAGAAAAAAGAAGTTAATTGATGTATAATGTTTGTAACAGAAACTATACACTTACCAATTGCTTCAGCAGCTGTAATTCTTTTTTTAGGATCCCTCTCCAACATTTTTGCTATAAGATCCTTTGCTGAAGCAGATATGGCAGGCCATGGCCAGCTTTTCAAGTCAAGATTGCCTTCTAAAATTGAATCACAAATTGCTGTCTCCGTCTCTGACAGAAATGATTGTACAAATATCACCACCTTATGAtattccaacaaaaaaaaaactaatgatATTTTAAGCTACTTATCATCttgtttttatataaaaataaaaaaaaaagagagaaaaaaaggaAGCTACCTCCACCGAATGGAGGAAACCCACTTAGAAGAATGTATAAAATGACTCCAGCACTCCACACATCTATCTCCTTTCCATAACTCTGTTGCAACACTTCTGGGGCCAAGTAAAAGGCACTTCCAACAACATCCGAGTACACTTTTCCTGGCAAGTGTTGTTTCAATAAATATTTCAGAACAGATAATGAAAATGAGTCGGAGCAAGCATAATAACTTGGTGCTTTCGAACCCTGTTTTTCTTGTAAACTACTCATTGATATTATGCCTATTACTGCAACATTTTTTTATGAATGAGTAATGACTAGATATGATGATACAAAATGTTTCTAATCACATTGGTTTAATGTTAATTTTACTTTATGTTATACAAAAGTAATGCCTCGATTAATTCCCTGTTTCTCACTCAGTATAAATATGCATACATAAACATAGTGTAAGTAAGATCATATAAGTGGTATTTGATGATCCTTCTAATGCTCCACCAGTCTTGAAGTGATGGGCCAAATTGTAGATTTTTGctcctttttttcttcttttattaaCAATCATTGAGTTTTGGTTAAATGACTAGTCATTTTTCTTGTTGACTTGGTGCTCTTGAGTCTTTGACTCGTAGTCAGATGCACATCAATGACTTTACTAGTTATATGTTTAGTCAAGATCTAACTAGCTGCTAATTCACATAAAATATAGTCCCTACAAACTCCAATTGGTATATTATGCATTCCCGTATAATCCAAAGTGGTAACAAAAGTATATGAGCACAAACTGATTATAGCTTTACCTACCATTATTTAATAGACTAATACTGTCTCGAAACTAAaattaattcaaacaaaacaaaatcaGTTTAAGAATTTTGTTCGATAAAAAACATTGTTGTTCGTTTCTGATGCTAATGTTGTCAAACCAAGAATTTCAAACAAACATGAACTGAGAGAATTGAagcaaccaaaaaaaaaaaaaaaaaaacgagtCTAACCTTGTTCGATAAAGACAGAGAGTCCAAAATCAGTGGCCTTAATAGGTGCGTTCTCATCTTTGCTGGCAAGTAAGAAATTCTCAGGCTTCAAGTCCCTATGCATCACTCCCATGAAATGACAAACATGAACGACATTCACAATTTGCTTGAAAATTTTGGCTGCTTCACGCTCAGAATAGCTACCTTTGGCTATCATCCGATCGAAAAGCTCTCCTCCGGAGCACAACTCCATAACCAAATGCAGATTATCCTTATCCTCATAAACTCCTTTAAATTCAACGATATTGGGTTGACCATTAAGATGCAGCAAAATGTTGACTTCCCTTCTAACATCCTGAATCTCCTTCTCTTTGATAAGTTTTCCCCTGGGAATAGACTTACAGGCGTACTTTCTCCCAGTGGCCTTCTCCTTGCAAAGATAGGTGACCCCAAACTGACCCCTTCCAAGCTCCTTTTTGAGCTTGTAAGTTGAATTTATGTCATCATAAGGTCTTTCTAAAATGGTTCCTCTTTGAGGAGAAGAAGGTGGTGGGTTATTAGTATTACCATTGGTTATAGAACGTCGGTAGAAGCAACTAACTATACGTTTAAACCATCGAGATAAACAATTACCCATTTGGTCTCGGAAAAAaaggaagagaaagaaagaaagaaagaaagagtatCAGTGTGTTTCAGGTGGCTTTTGAGCTCGATCTACggagatttatatatatatatatatatacacacatatgaATGTAACTGGTGCAGAAAGAATACTTTACTTGGTGTTGGTTTTTTCCTATTAGATGGTTTGAGCATCATTCCTTCTCTCTTTTTTATCTGTGAAGCTTCTACAAACGAAGAAAGAGTTGGCCTGGGTCGTGGTTTTATGTCACGTAAGTTACAATATAGAATATCAAAGCTTCGGATAAGTGTGTAGTGTTTAGGTGTACGTAATTTGTGTCCTacttaaaattacaaaaaaaaataactaaaatttatatatatatatatatatagtacaatCTCATATAAGGCTTCCCTTTAAGCTCTATTGGTGGACTCTCAGTATTCTTGATTTGTGAATAGTttttggtgcgatttttttttatgattgtgtatattgtagctatttagagcatcctgcaaattttcagaaaatttcaaataatttacagtatcgaaaactaagtttaaacatattgttgcacgcgtgactaattttttttatgtgtgtggaaaacaaaatatatgaatttatttttggtacttaaaactattcgaaattttctgaaaatttgcaggatgttctaaatagtaacaatatatatggtcataaaaaaaaatcgtgccgaaaactgttcatggaTCAAAATTACTAAAAGTCTCACCGATAgaacttaaaattaaaatacttacgagaattataatatatatataaagaataatatatttataaagatGGAGTGCAAATGCCGTTTCAACCATAGTTACAAAATTATATTTGGGAAAAATACAACTTACACCGCATTACAAAGGTTTAGAATCACATGATGTGGTATGGACAATTTATGTGAGTTGacagttttatttttttatataactaaaaCGACATCATCTTTAATTATTATCAGAAAAAACGACATCATTtgcattttaattattttgctagGTCAGCGACAATTTCTATATAGCAAACGATAAGGACATGaaaacaaaaccaaataaaaagtTTTTACGTGGATCGGTTATAAGAATTAACCTATGTTTAGAAGTCACTTTTATGGGGTCgtttggtaaaaattttgtttttgaattttttaaacacaaaaataaaaatattattttatttttattttttggttttaaaaacaaaaaataataaatgtgtttgataacttttatttttattttttgtgttaacAATATGAGgtattgatttgaagaagagaagaaaaaaaataaatgaaaaattgaaaactatttaaaaaaatttgaaaatgaaaaaaattatattttcaaaatttaataaattttaattaaaattttaaaaaataataaataaaaataaagttaccaaacacactttatatttaattgtcaaatttttaattaattaaataaaaaataaattttttaagtaTTACCAAACTACTTTTTCACTTCAAAACTATATATCATGAACTAAAGTTaactgaatttttttttataaataatgagtTCAAAATATAAATGAGTAAAACTCTCTCTCTTCTAGTTCTTAGTATACAAAAGAATGCAAAAATCTTTTCCCTTTCTATTTATGAAATAATTGTCGTTACATTTGAGTTTTAAATATGCAACCAAATCCTGCTTTTTCAAGAAATTAATtctgaattaattgaataaataactaattaaatacACAATAAACATTTCTTGCTACATTTCACGCGGACAAGATCCATTATACACGATCAGACTTCATTTCATGCTATGAGGATAAAATTctaatgttaattttatttatttatttatgacttATTTAATAAGTTTTTGATTGGCCAACTGTGGTGAATTtttcacactactacaaaaaagaagCCATTTGTGTCAGTTAAACGTGTCGATTAACACGTTGATTGACGCCGTTGACCGATaattaacatttgtggcagttgggcaTTGCCACAAATGCCTTTGCATTTGCGTCAGTACGTACACTAACGGTGTTAAACAATggtgtttgcgtcagtgggccactgacggaAACAGTCCGTTAGTTTATATTAGAAAGTCTTCATCCCCAATTGCCATAACCTAAAAACtgcagaaaaaaaaatcagaggaCATTTTCTCTCCGAAACCCAGCGGCACCTCCACCGTTTTTGACCATATGGGTGagtttttttcctctttttttttcaattttaaggtgaaaataatgatatatatatgtttatgaaccttatacatatttaattttttgtatagattttgtattcTTGAAGATTATTGTTTGGAAACACATTAACTTTCTTAGTATTTTGGGGTTTGCCACTTCATGATCCCACATTACTCAATTACCacaagtgcaattttattaaagtttatgaattaaatttaatttttgtgaatttttcttttataaattggctatatttaagattttttaatttttggatagttttatattaataattatgtaattgttttaggtttaaactttgtcttttaatattttagaattttttattataatttaattattttttgttaactttttcaattttttaaaattaaatttaatttcggGTTTaattatgtaaatgagtatatattaatgtatataatTTGTATAAGTTCCACttgattaattatttagtttgaatattttttgtaaatttttctttatattttgttaagtttttaaactttgggtttaattgtttaaatatgtatatatattaaattgtttgttttattttattatttatttagttaggatatttatagtatatttttctttatgctttgttaacttttaaaaaaaaaatatatttaatttcaggtttaagtatttaaatgagtatatataacatattatgtgttttctttaagttccactttattgtttatttaataaGAATATAACTttagtatatttttatttatattttgttatccttttctttttcttttttgttgtttattGGTATATTTGAATATGTTTTTTGTTAAcgactttgttggtgagatcaagctttggaggattttatattgaaGGTAATATTTTTAAccttaatatataattaagatattgagcTTAGTGGAATGtatgaattataaaatagtggagataggttctgggactgtgtgttgcggtgatataaggctggAATTATGCATgcttgattgattaattggtgtGTTGTGTTTATATGATGAATATAGATtcatttaaatttgggaaatgtgatagaaatatgAGAAATgcttcccaatttttttttagatttagtaatatgagaattatgcatgtttgattgatttgttgaatatttttgtgtatatcaTGTGTTGTATACACGCACGTTTTAAATTTgagaaatgtgatagaaatagggaaatgctgcccaattttttttggacatttgtttct from the Humulus lupulus chromosome X, drHumLupu1.1, whole genome shotgun sequence genome contains:
- the LOC133804151 gene encoding calcium-dependent protein kinase 29-like translates to MGNCLSRWFKRIVSCFYRRSITNGNTNNPPPSSPQRGTILERPYDDINSTYKLKKELGRGQFGVTYLCKEKATGRKYACKSIPRGKLIKEKEIQDVRREVNILLHLNGQPNIVEFKGVYEDKDNLHLVMELCSGGELFDRMIAKGSYSEREAAKIFKQIVNVVHVCHFMGVMHRDLKPENFLLASKDENAPIKATDFGLSVFIEQGKVYSDVVGSAFYLAPEVLQQSYGKEIDVWSAGVILYILLSGFPPFGGETETAICDSILEGNLDLKSWPWPAISASAKDLIAKMLERDPKKRITAAEAIEHSWLTEDGEASDKPIDSAVLVRMKQFRAMNKMKKLALKVIAENLSEEEIHGLKQMFNNMDTDQSGTITLEELKTGLSRLGSKLSEAEIQQLMEAADVDRNGTVDYEEFITATMHRHRLERDGNLYKAFQFFDKDGNGYVTREELRQAMTQYDMGDEATIDEILDDVDTNKDGKITFEEFVAMMKRGT